A single genomic interval of Halorubrum aethiopicum harbors:
- a CDS encoding cation diffusion facilitator family transporter, translated as MTARPRREEKRRFRRAAGVNVLGNAAKIVAEGAAGLAFGSVALLADAAHSVADLVASGVVFVWGGARYDDADAEHPHGHQRIEPLTALFVGAVVALLGLNLLWSSIEGIRFGTDVRFSRLLLVALAFALVDMYVLYWYTMRVNAELGSTALSALAVDCLNDIYTTVAAVIGVFGVFFDLPILDPIAGGVVSLLVVYQGVEIGRENVTYLVGAAPPPGDRDRITESLREHPEVVGVHDLRVFYDGTDLEVEVHVEVDGEMTLRRAHDIETELVTRLRGLEDVGDVHVHLDPSGVGEWKDADDAGADGAGDGGSE; from the coding sequence ATGACGGCTCGCCCGCGACGGGAGGAGAAGCGACGGTTCAGGCGGGCGGCCGGGGTGAACGTTCTCGGCAACGCCGCGAAGATCGTCGCCGAGGGGGCCGCGGGGCTCGCGTTCGGGAGCGTGGCGCTTCTGGCCGACGCGGCCCACTCCGTCGCCGACCTCGTCGCCAGCGGCGTGGTGTTCGTCTGGGGCGGGGCCCGCTACGACGACGCCGACGCGGAGCACCCGCACGGCCACCAGCGGATCGAGCCCCTGACCGCGCTCTTCGTCGGCGCGGTGGTCGCCCTCCTCGGACTCAATCTGCTGTGGAGCTCGATCGAGGGGATCCGGTTCGGCACCGACGTGCGCTTCAGCCGGCTGTTGCTCGTCGCGCTGGCGTTCGCACTCGTCGACATGTACGTCCTCTACTGGTACACGATGCGAGTGAACGCGGAGCTGGGGTCGACCGCGCTCTCGGCGCTCGCGGTCGACTGCCTCAACGACATCTACACCACGGTCGCGGCGGTGATCGGCGTCTTCGGCGTCTTCTTCGACCTCCCGATCCTCGACCCGATCGCGGGCGGGGTCGTGAGCCTGCTCGTCGTGTACCAGGGCGTCGAGATCGGTCGCGAGAACGTCACGTACCTCGTCGGGGCCGCGCCGCCGCCGGGCGATCGCGACCGGATCACCGAGTCGCTCCGCGAACACCCCGAGGTCGTCGGCGTCCACGACCTGCGCGTGTTCTACGACGGGACCGACCTCGAGGTCGAGGTCCACGTCGAGGTCGACGGCGAGATGACGCTCCGGCGAGCCCACGACATCGAGACCGAGCTCGTCACGCGGCTCCGCGGGCTGGAGGACGTCGGCGACGTCCACGTCCACCTCGATCCCTCCGGCGTCGGCGAGTGGAAGGACGCGGACGACGCGGGAGCGGACGGGGCGGGCGACGGCGGGAGCGAGTGA
- a CDS encoding Glu/Leu/Phe/Val family dehydrogenase — MADDPFENMLAQMDRAEAYADVDHGVFERLKHPERTLKVTLPVELESGEVEVFEGFRCQFDGARGPFKGGVRYHPTVSQREVEALAGWMTWKAALVDLPYGGAKGGVICEPKDLTERDLERLTRRYTEGIRRMIGPDVDVPAPDMNTNPQTMAWMMDTYSMYEGYTVPKVVTGKPLEIGGTPGRVEATGRGVSLITQKLFEYLERDLTDASIAIQGFGNVGSNAARLLDDAGARIVATSDVTGAAYDPDGLDVAALGAHVEAGGMIAEYTEGEVRGTGAGGSSEDDADLVSNEELLALDVDVLIPAAVEGVITADNVDDLRASAVVEAANGPTTVAADEVLTERDVPVVPDILANAGGIIVSYLEWVQNSQEFSWPLETVNVELERRIGSAFDETIERYDEGAVPDLRTAAYTLALERTASAHEYRGLFP; from the coding sequence ATGGCCGACGACCCGTTCGAGAACATGCTCGCACAGATGGACCGCGCCGAGGCGTACGCGGACGTCGATCACGGCGTCTTCGAGCGGCTCAAACACCCCGAGCGGACGCTGAAGGTCACGCTTCCCGTCGAGTTGGAGTCGGGCGAGGTGGAGGTCTTCGAGGGGTTCCGGTGCCAGTTCGACGGCGCGCGCGGACCGTTCAAGGGCGGCGTCCGCTACCACCCGACGGTCTCCCAGCGCGAGGTCGAGGCGCTCGCGGGGTGGATGACCTGGAAGGCGGCGCTCGTCGACCTCCCGTACGGCGGCGCGAAGGGCGGCGTCATCTGTGAACCGAAAGACCTCACCGAGCGCGACCTCGAACGGCTCACCCGGCGCTACACCGAGGGCATCCGCCGCATGATCGGCCCCGACGTCGACGTGCCAGCGCCCGACATGAACACGAACCCCCAGACGATGGCGTGGATGATGGACACCTACTCCATGTACGAGGGGTACACGGTCCCCAAGGTCGTCACCGGCAAACCCCTCGAGATCGGCGGCACGCCGGGGCGCGTCGAGGCGACGGGCCGGGGCGTCTCGCTCATCACCCAGAAGCTCTTCGAGTACTTGGAGCGGGACCTCACCGACGCGAGCATCGCGATCCAGGGCTTCGGGAACGTGGGGTCGAACGCGGCCCGCCTGCTCGACGACGCGGGCGCGCGGATCGTCGCGACCTCCGACGTGACCGGAGCCGCCTACGACCCCGACGGCCTCGACGTGGCCGCGCTGGGGGCACACGTCGAGGCGGGCGGCATGATCGCGGAGTACACCGAGGGGGAGGTCCGCGGAACGGGGGCCGGCGGCTCCTCGGAGGACGACGCCGACCTCGTCTCGAACGAGGAGCTGCTGGCGCTCGACGTCGACGTCCTCATCCCCGCGGCCGTCGAGGGCGTGATCACCGCCGACAACGTCGACGACCTCCGCGCGAGCGCGGTCGTCGAGGCGGCGAACGGCCCGACCACGGTGGCCGCCGACGAGGTGCTCACCGAGCGCGACGTCCCCGTGGTCCCGGACATCCTCGCGAACGCCGGCGGGATCATCGTCTCGTACCTCGAGTGGGTCCAGAACTCCCAGGAGTTCTCCTGGCCGCTCGAGACGGTCAACGTCGAGCTAGAGCGCCGCATCGGCTCCGCCTTCGACGAGACGATCGAGCGCTACGACGAGGGCGCGGTCCCGGACCTCCGGACCGCCGCCTACACCCTCGCGCTCGAGCGCACCGCGAGCGCCCACGAGTACCGCGGGCTGTTCCCGTAG
- a CDS encoding PH domain-containing protein encodes MTTQRLHPRVRVVWVLRAVLAAAILAVPVAGAHYLGYVPRWAPVVAGAALLALGVVHALLRYRRWSYEIREDALYLDRGVITQVRTTVPLVRIQHVDSRRGPVERGVGLASCVVYTAGSRGADVRIPGLTPEGASDLREELKRLAIRADGEDAV; translated from the coding sequence ATGACGACCCAGCGACTCCATCCCCGCGTCCGGGTCGTCTGGGTCCTCCGCGCCGTTCTCGCGGCCGCGATACTCGCCGTCCCCGTCGCCGGCGCGCACTACCTCGGGTACGTGCCCCGGTGGGCACCGGTCGTCGCCGGCGCGGCCCTCCTCGCGCTCGGCGTCGTCCACGCGCTCCTCCGGTACCGACGGTGGAGCTACGAGATCCGCGAGGACGCCCTCTACCTCGACCGCGGCGTGATCACGCAGGTCAGAACGACGGTCCCGCTCGTGCGCATCCAGCACGTCGACTCGCGGCGCGGCCCGGTCGAACGGGGCGTCGGGCTGGCCTCCTGTGTGGTGTACACCGCCGGCTCCCGCGGGGCGGACGTCCGCATCCCCGGCCTGACGCCCGAGGGAGCGAGCGACCTCCGCGAGGAGCTGAAACGGTTGGCGATCCGCGCGGACGGGGAGGACGCGGTGTGA